A single Salmo trutta chromosome 14, fSalTru1.1, whole genome shotgun sequence DNA region contains:
- the LOC115208260 gene encoding globoside alpha-1,3-N-acetylgalactosaminyltransferase 1-like isoform X1 → MVLFPLCKLLSGSVRVTKKQLVLYCLLLSLLVYFLRWRRAVLKVDTHPLPLSQEAESGSEVRDIGVGSVEEQQQRLPLETSWGAPLVWGDSDGSAWRRAEFAHRSVRTGLLTLAVGPYGHFLRRFLSSAELYFLPGNTVVYYVLTDSPRNLDPPTPLGPGRELRVVPVAEMPGWERLAQGRMALLAATIKEPVRHEVEYVFCMDVDQELVAPVGAEILGELVAALHPELYGMPRHSFPYEREPASLAHVEEDEGDYYYTSELYGGLCGEVYAMAQACSQLILQDQEKGLRARGLEESYLNRYLINRRPTCVLSPEYSWWDSTLAADVPTRRVVSLGRQCDSLEPQKRQEQNC, encoded by the exons ATGGTGCTGTTCCCACTCTGCAAACTGCTCTCAG GGTCAGTCAGAGTGACCAAGAAGCAGCTGGTCCTGTACTGTCTGCTCCTATCTCTGCTCGTAT ACTTTTTAAGATGGAGGAGAGCAGTGCTCAAGGTGGACACGcaccctcttcctctttctcaggaggcagaatcaggaagTGAGGTCAGAGACATAGGGGTGGGCAGTGTGGAGGAACAGCAACAGCGCCTCCCCCTGGAGACATCCTGGGGCGCTCCTCTGGTGTGGGGCGACTCTGACGGCTCAGCGTGGCGGAGGGCCGAGTTTGCCCACCGCAGCGTCCGCACAGGCCTGCTGACGCTCGCCGTGGGGCCCTACGGCCACTTCCTGCGCCGCTTCCTCTCCTCGGCCGAGCTCTACTTCCTGCCCGGCAACACCGTGGTCTACTACGTTCTTACAGACAGCCCTCGCAACCTGGATCCCCCGACCCCGCTGGGCCCCGGCAGAGAGCTGAGGGTGGTCCCTGTGGCGGAAATGCCCGGCTGGGAGCGTCTAGCCCAGGGCCGCATGGCCCTGCTGGCGGCCACCATTAAAGAGCCGGTCAGGCACGAGGTGGAGTACGTCTTCTGCATGGACGTGGACCAGGAGCTGGTGGCCCCGGTGGGAGCTGAGATCCTGGGGGAGCTGGTGGCCGCTCTGCACCCGGAGCTCTACGGCATGCCCCGCCACTCCTTCCCGTACGAGCGCGAGCCCGCCTCGCTGGCCCACGTGGAGGAGGACGAGGGCGACTACTACTACACGTCGGAGCTGTACGGGGGTCTGTGCGGCGAGGTGTACGCCATGGCCCAGGCCTGCTCCCAGCTCATCCTCCAGGACCAGGAAAAGGGGCTGAGGGCTCGCGGACTGGAGGAGAGCTACCTCAACCGCTACCTGATCAACCGCAGGCCCACCTGTGTCCTCTCGCCCGAGTACAGCTGGTGGGACTCAACCCTGGCCGCCGACGTGCCCACAAGGAGGGTGGTGTCCCTGGGGAGGCAGTGTGACTCCCTGGAGCCACAAAAGAGACAGGAGCAGAACTGCTGA
- the LOC115208260 gene encoding globoside alpha-1,3-N-acetylgalactosaminyltransferase 1-like isoform X2, with protein sequence MVLFPLCKLLSDFLRWRRAVLKVDTHPLPLSQEAESGSEVRDIGVGSVEEQQQRLPLETSWGAPLVWGDSDGSAWRRAEFAHRSVRTGLLTLAVGPYGHFLRRFLSSAELYFLPGNTVVYYVLTDSPRNLDPPTPLGPGRELRVVPVAEMPGWERLAQGRMALLAATIKEPVRHEVEYVFCMDVDQELVAPVGAEILGELVAALHPELYGMPRHSFPYEREPASLAHVEEDEGDYYYTSELYGGLCGEVYAMAQACSQLILQDQEKGLRARGLEESYLNRYLINRRPTCVLSPEYSWWDSTLAADVPTRRVVSLGRQCDSLEPQKRQEQNC encoded by the exons ATGGTGCTGTTCCCACTCTGCAAACTGCTCTCAG ACTTTTTAAGATGGAGGAGAGCAGTGCTCAAGGTGGACACGcaccctcttcctctttctcaggaggcagaatcaggaagTGAGGTCAGAGACATAGGGGTGGGCAGTGTGGAGGAACAGCAACAGCGCCTCCCCCTGGAGACATCCTGGGGCGCTCCTCTGGTGTGGGGCGACTCTGACGGCTCAGCGTGGCGGAGGGCCGAGTTTGCCCACCGCAGCGTCCGCACAGGCCTGCTGACGCTCGCCGTGGGGCCCTACGGCCACTTCCTGCGCCGCTTCCTCTCCTCGGCCGAGCTCTACTTCCTGCCCGGCAACACCGTGGTCTACTACGTTCTTACAGACAGCCCTCGCAACCTGGATCCCCCGACCCCGCTGGGCCCCGGCAGAGAGCTGAGGGTGGTCCCTGTGGCGGAAATGCCCGGCTGGGAGCGTCTAGCCCAGGGCCGCATGGCCCTGCTGGCGGCCACCATTAAAGAGCCGGTCAGGCACGAGGTGGAGTACGTCTTCTGCATGGACGTGGACCAGGAGCTGGTGGCCCCGGTGGGAGCTGAGATCCTGGGGGAGCTGGTGGCCGCTCTGCACCCGGAGCTCTACGGCATGCCCCGCCACTCCTTCCCGTACGAGCGCGAGCCCGCCTCGCTGGCCCACGTGGAGGAGGACGAGGGCGACTACTACTACACGTCGGAGCTGTACGGGGGTCTGTGCGGCGAGGTGTACGCCATGGCCCAGGCCTGCTCCCAGCTCATCCTCCAGGACCAGGAAAAGGGGCTGAGGGCTCGCGGACTGGAGGAGAGCTACCTCAACCGCTACCTGATCAACCGCAGGCCCACCTGTGTCCTCTCGCCCGAGTACAGCTGGTGGGACTCAACCCTGGCCGCCGACGTGCCCACAAGGAGGGTGGTGTCCCTGGGGAGGCAGTGTGACTCCCTGGAGCCACAAAAGAGACAGGAGCAGAACTGCTGA